The following are encoded together in the Strongyloides ratti genome assembly S_ratti_ED321, chromosome : 2 genome:
- a CDS encoding G protein-coupled receptor, rhodopsin-like family and GPCR, rhodopsin-like, 7TM domain-containing protein — MCSVDNYILRFNNTIESTLDSKTLNLYYMIHECASYVRNIFNMQFFLVILFNTLNIYILHSKRSKNRNNILSIFTAIADIAIVISLMLIFWIHECQFHESEASFFCIFFNWFRRNNTNYVNISATTLSIFSNTATMSSTWGVLVISIDRLRAIRHPFKIIRKGIFKDVCVVIISIVFFTFISNLTRYWETKMATNITITYDNSIPYYAKVDYLKLTLNGIRIFLHIIVPLILLTITNSMLIFHLKNRSKYFETAKWDRAKRSFDSGISCNKNTDCLAKVWSRKDASKEFKITIMMVLLITFHITSFFPTMLFHLYFEIIVPVMSHYFQINIDKMSYPIHCDNKITITTRKDLAYLTITILVFGKISNSLLLCNLPNSIYKICQEIFIQKTLTTSLTTRCENSNVRKVSRPNASSRKVTRQENKSLIMPLTHLNQPTYPC; from the exons atgtgTAGTGTTGATAACTATATATTAcgttttaataatactattGAAAGTACATTAGATtctaaaacattaaatttatactatATGATTCATGAATGTGCTTCATAtgtaagaaatatttttaatatgcaATTTTTTCTTGTTATCCTATTCAATAcactaaatatttatattttacattcAAAAAGATCTAAAAATAG aaataatattctttCTATTTTTACAGCAATTGCTGATATTGCAATTGTTATATCActtatgttaattttttggATACATGAATGTCAATTTCATGAATCAGAAGcttcatttttttgtatattttttaattggtttagaagaaataatactaattatgtaaatataagTGCTACAACACTTAGTATCTTTTCAAATACCGCTACAATGAGTTCAACATG ggGTGTTTTAGTGATATCAATTGATCGTCTTCGAGCAATTCGCCACCCCTTTAAAATCATAAGAAAAggtatttttaaagatgTATGTGTAGTAATTATAtctattgttttttttacttttatttcaaatttaacACGTTATTGGGAAACAAAAATGGCCACAAATATAACTATTACTTATGATAATTCTATTCCATATTATGCTAAAgttgattatttaaaacttacCTTAAATGGAATAAGAATTTTTCTTCATATAATTGTTCCACTTATCTTATTAACAATAACTAATTCTATgcttatttttcatttaaaaaatcgttcaaaatattttgaaactGCTAAATGGGATCGAGCAAAACGATCATTTGATTCAGGAATATCTTGTAATAAGAATACTGATTGCCTAGCTAAAGTATGGTCAAGAAAAGATGCatcaaaagaatttaaaataactattatgATGGTTTTACTTATAACATTTCATATTACAAGTTTTTTTCCAACAAtgttatttcatttatattttgaaattataGTACCAGTAATGTcacattattttcaaattaatattgataaaatgaGTTATCCAATTCAttgtgataataaaataacaataacaaCAAGAAAAGATTTAGCATATCTAACAATAACGATTTTAGTTTTTggaaaaatttctaatagtcttcttttatgtaatttaccaaattcaatatataaaatatgtcaagaaatttttatacaaaaaacaTTAACAACAAGTTTAACTACAAGATGTGAAAATAGTAATGTAAGAAAAGTTTCACGTCCAAATGCATCATCAAGAAAAGTAACAAGACAAGAAAACAAAAGTCTTATAATGCCATTGACTCATTTAAATCAACCAACTTATCCGTGTTAA
- a CDS encoding Trissin receptor, which produces MDSSLNPTYSPDYINFSNEGQLMGEESYENEESLLDRPLIRNFLIIAYIIVFLFCVIGNILILTVIITKKSMRTITNFLLGNLAVADLLVGIFCVVQTGFHFLHSGHSQWIFGKTMCHCYLYLVNMIPNLSAGILVLLSVERFIAVVRPMLVQDIMTSRVLLMSTALVWTFCIIMNLPYLIAVQYISHEDPETGIHMAICTRKHFMLFDINILKVVSILNLIVWYIIALLILLIIYISIGHIMMKSSRKYGRDNYPYKDIKISITAQDGTIIHKNNFNTPLLEKNGQKFSTNNTGIEKKRSSSKNITSESFDTRRRVIKLVALLVISFAVLNMPRYIYLTWSIFRDVNSPRCLDCLLTLLHPITFLLMFVNSAINPILYAFLSQRFRNAISDTLTCYNEREKKKKKVLENLRFTRFNTKENNFSGSFGGLPTMNVQGTSPNLNNARKSVSITFNSKININQNSRLPLKIPQAGFNMKQEEKVYQNQFYN; this is translated from the exons ATGGATTCGTCATTGAATCCAACCTACTCTCCTGAttacattaatttttcaaatgaaGGGCAGTTAATGGGAGAGGAGAGCTACGAAAACGAAGAATCACTTTTAGATAGACCTCTAATAAGAAACTTTCTAATTATAGCCTATATAATAgtctttttattttgtgttattggaaatatattaattttaacagttataataacaaaaaaatctATGCGAAcaataactaattttttgttGGGCAATTTAGCTGTGGCAGATTTATTAGTTGGAATATTTTGTGTTGTTCAAACAGGTTTTCATTTTTTACACTCAGGACATTCACAATGGATATTTGGTAAAACAATGTGCCATTGTTATTTGTATCTTGTTAATATGATACCAAATCTTTCTGCTGGAATATTGGTTCTTTTATCAGTGGAACGATTTATTGCTGTTGTTAGGCCAATGCTTGTTCAAGATATCATGACATCTCGAGTACTTTTAATGTCAACAGCATTAGTATGGAcattttgtataattatGAATCTTCCTTATCTTATAGCTGTTCAATATATATCACATGAAGATCCTGAAACAGGAATACATATGGCAATTTGTACAAGAAAacattttatgttatttgatattaatattcttaaaGTTGTAtctatattaaatttaatagtatGGTATATTATTgctttattaatattattaataatttatatatcaattgGACATATAATGATGAAGTCTTCTAGAAAATATGGTAGAGATAATTATCCatataaagatattaaaatttctataacTGCCCAGGATGGAACAATTATTcataagaataattttaatactcCATTACTTGAAAAAAATGGTCAAAAATTTAGTACTAATAATACAGGAATTGAAAAAA aaagaTCATCATCAAAAAACATCACATCCGAGTCATTTGATACTAGGAGAAGAGTAATAAAACTTGTTGCACTTCTCGTAATATCTTTTGCTGTTTTAAATATGCCTCGTTATATTTACTTAACTTGGTCCATTTTTCGTGATGTTAATT cACCTCGATGTTTAGATTGTCTTTTGACACTTCTCCATCCAATAACTTTTTTGTTGATGTTTGTTAACAGTGCAATTAACCCAATACTTTATGCATTTTTATCACAAAGATTTAGAAACGCTATTAGTGACACTTTGACATGTTACAATGAAAGAGAAAAg aagaaaaaaaaagtattggAAAATTTACGTTTTACTAGATTTAATAcgaaagaaaataattttagtgGTTCATTTGGGGGATTACCTACAATGAATGTTCAAGGAACTTCaccaaatttaaataatgcaAGAAAATCTGTTtcaattacttttaattcaaaaattaatataaatcaaaatagTAGACTGCCATTAAAAATACCACAAGCGGGTTTTAATATGAAACAAGAAGAGAAAGTTTATcaaaatcaattttataattag
- a CDS encoding Na+ channel, amiloride-sensitive family-containing protein yields the protein MNNNCDNDFQKSFSWRRKVIINGVDAYDILSLKTSSDISRKSWTEMLHGLEFIVMIKTKKFKIIWLIFLIIAVFVSIYLTIITINEFFENKTVTLNTIRRKEKILYHGINICPKFSDTFNYVNIKKKIQNIRNDLDDKTINDLIIYTVTGGGFDNYNKFAKNFHSNELDNLDNILQDIINYFGNLKNFYLYIFDEENFTCKDFFEECLSGDKVLDCCELFQPTFILMRGKCYQLKNFYQHAPDEVSKLRLVLKTLPSIFLKNNNTQEQIVLYNNPKSGSLTLFPRFYVSSRDWNRFRFTKKIYKLLYLHDKCNNDKNYEGIYVCYSNKWIRQKLHEKFNCTFFYLMNNKTNLPLCSPKIIIKNYEEIMTYTLTENNCNQACTREEVITDLITRPYSYTLAGIKNIDASKIHIEMSYEKLQEYIYEDVLITTASRFISELGGHTGLFVGFTIITIIQSLFFLFRYIYVEMSKMKLENVNGIKL from the exons atgaataataattgtgacaatgattttcaaaaaagtttttcatGGAGAAGaaaagttataattaatGGAGTTGATGC ttATGATATATTGTCATTAAAAACATCATCAGACATATCAAGAAAATCATGGACAGAAATGCTTCATGGACTTGAATTTATTGTTATGATAAAaaccaaaaaatttaaaataatttggttaatatttcttattatagCAGTTTTTgtatcaatttatttaactattataacaataaatgaattttttgaaaataaaactGTTACATTAAATACAATTagaagaaaagaaaaaattttatatcatggtataaatatatgtccTAAATTTTCAGatacttttaattatgtaaatattaaaaaaaaaattcaaaacaTTAGAAATGATTTGGATGACAAGActataaatgatttaattatttatacgGTAACTGGAGGTGgatttgataattataataaatttgcCAAAAATTTTCATAGTAATGAATTAGATAATcttgataatatattacaagatattataaattattttggtaatttaaaaaatttttatttatacatttttgatgaagaaaattttacttGTAAAGAT ttttttgaAGAATGTCTATCTGGAGATAAAGTACTTGACTGTTGTGAATTATTTCAACcaacatttatattaatgcGTGGTAAAtgttatcaattaaaaaatttttaccaaCATGCTCCTGATGAAGTTAGTAAATTAAGATTAGTTCTTAAAACTTTAccaagtatatttttaaaaaataataacactCAAGAacaaattgttttatataataatccTAAAAGTGGAAGTTTAACATTATTTCCAAGATTTTATGTTAGTTCTAGAGATTGGAATAGATTTagatttactaaaaaaatttataaattactttatcttcatgataaatgtaataatgataaaaattatgaaggAATATATGTATGTTATAGTAATAAATGGATAAGACAAAAATTacatgaaaaatttaattgtacatttttttatttaatgaataataaaacaaatttaccATTATGTTCaccaaaaattattattaaaaattatgaagaAATAATGACATATACATTAACagaaaataattgtaatcaGGCATGTACAAGAGAAGAAGTTATAACAGACCTTATTACAAGACCATATAGTTATACTTTAGCtggtattaaaaatattgatgcATCTAAAATTCATATTGAAATGAGTTATGAAAAATTAcaagaatatatttatgaagATGTATTAATTACAACTGCCTCTAGATTTATTTCTGAATTAGGTGGACATACAGGATTATTTGTTGGTTTTACAATCATAACAATCATCCAATCtctattttttctatttagatatatatatgtagAAATGTCAAAAATGAAACTTGAAAATGTTAATggaataaaactttaa
- a CDS encoding Kelch-like protein diablo, with product MSRKIFDPNIDGNWEFLKMNVDNSCDIEKKMLLSSKYEDTVFICSDGQYFANKFTICKYSSRIRKLVLESDKTIDSIHLPDITGQDFFLFRHFVYTKSLYPVDKMSHYYDVSFIFESQELMKTFFRYISIDNGNLTELLEFLRFQYITKDSNVLNALLTYRKISLEKLRISRILMLMDMEELTKFNIAAIIGSWGALEAFTFIECWISHLKEKRNGYKNYLYSCVDLSSFDLKYSGTIPYRIFTEIVKHCNQPEQIEYVKKIYEHRQKDILSRRSHKNTIDYRSFDIEFWRKQNIKKLTQECGDVNWFKIVYNWFNYNQENNVQYLVEMLQHIDFSQIDSSFLTTWVTENKVISRKKSIFKFFKPYITEMVTEIDDEKLRDEIRIFDSIYHLPDTPMSMSSSGNFSIYNPDMERNIDDISNLNSTNIDSLNNEVVLSSIEDTPLSQEGDTLSYGGTSEKNFHGECVLNDNNSSNLNVISRRSSYETLNTVDEIDFSSTDDVFQKSDKLNNTKGINTPPKTPLSRRLENIVPSNYLFKKKNYHENSKLVATEKLPSYSLTSHRNVRNKRLLRGRLSSLEDYDEIPNEINYNVNIVMIGGVSGISKGELKPARNLFYSSKDNEYEYFPELNRDRTLTKIAEYEGYLFAVGGKIYVNGKWDSALEFCRYDKVNGYWIEMDTCLESPRYDHDVSVIDDKMFIVGGNNFKKDKYSIIGYDFPSEKFFKIENTVNDYIYQHSNIVKSNIIYVVGGYNHGQSRLMHRFDPRIGKLETLSFPSSPHLYSSTVLHGERIYCIGGKQNTKDTSLPFHHNEVYDIRSNKWIHMTPMPTSRCGCGGSVIGNEIFVFGGATKNGGTLKIVEKYNIFQDKWKTVKPMSEERGFFGIHTMAFN from the exons ATGTCTCGTAAAATATTTGATCCTAACATTGATGGAAATTGGGAATTTCTAAAGATGAATGTTGATAATTCTTGTgacattgaaaaaaaaatgttattatctTCAAAATATGAAGATACTGTATTCATTTGTAGTGATGGACAGTACTTTGCTAATAAATTTACCATTTGCAAGTATAGTTCAAGAATAAGAAAATTAGTTTTAGAGAGTGACAAAACTATTG aTAGTATTCATTTACCTGATATAACTGGACaagatttttttcttttcagaCATTTTGTTTATACGAAGAGTTTATATCCAGTTGATAAAATGTCTCATTACTATGAtgtatcttttatttttgagTCCCAAGAATTAATG aaaacattttttagatatatatCTATTGATAATGGAAATTTAACAGAATTGTTGGAATTTCTTAGATTTCAATATATTACAAAAGATTCAAATGTATTAAATGCCTTGTTAacttatagaaaaatatctCTTGAAAAATTACGGATCTCAagaattttaatgttaatggATATGGAAGAATtgacaaaatttaatattgcTGCTATTATTGGTTCATGGGGTGCTTTGGAAGCTTTTACATTCATTGAATGTTGGATTTCACATTTAAAGGAGAAACGTAATGGTTACAAAAACTACCTGTATAGTTGTGTTGATCTATCGTCATTTGATCTAAAATATTCTGGAACTATTCCTTACAGAATTTTTACAGAAATTGTCAAACATTGTAATCAACCCGAACAAATagaatatgttaaaaaaatttatgaacaTAGGCAAAAAGATATACTTAGTCGTAGAAGTCACAAAAATACAATAGATTATAGATCATTTGATATTGAATTTTGgagaaaacaaaatattaaaaagttaactCAAGAGTGTGGTGATGTTAATTggtttaaaattgtttataattgGTTTAATTATAATCAAGAGAATAATGTTCAGTATCTTGTTGAAATGCTACAACATATAGATTTTTCTCAAATTgattcttcatttttaactACATGGGTAACTGAAAACAAAGTTATTTCTAggaaaaaaagtattttcaaattttttaaacctTATATTACTGAAATGGTTACCGAAATTGATGATGAAAAACTTAGAGATGAGATTAGGATATTTGATTCTATATATCATTTACCTGATACACCAATGTCAATGTCATCTTCAggaaatttttcaatttataatCCTGATATGGAACGAAATATAGATGATATATCAAATCTAAATAGTACTAATATtgattctttaaataatgaagTAGTACTTTCATCAATAGAAGATACTCCATTATCACAAGAAGGAGATACTTTATCATATGGTGGAACatcagaaaaaaattttcatggAGAATGtgtattaaatgataataatagtagtaatttaaatgtaatttCAAGACGTAGCTCCTATGAAACATTGAATACAGTTGATGAAATAGATTTTTCCAGTACAGATGATGTTTTTCAGAAAagtgataaattaaataatacaaaaggAATCAATACTCCTCCAAAGACACCTTTATCTCGAAGACTAGAAAATATTGTTCCtagtaattatttatttaaaaaaaagaattatcatGAGAATAGTAAATTAGTAGCAACAGAAAAATTACCATCATACTCACTTACAAGTCATAGAAATGttagaaataaaagattattaagAGGAAGATTATCATCTTTAGAGGATTATGATGAAATACCAAATGAAATAAACTATAATGTAAACATTGTCATGATAGGTGGAGTTTCTGGAATCAGTAAAGGTGAACTTAAACCAGCtcgtaatttattttatagtagCAAAGATAATgaatatgaatattttccAGAACTTAATCGAGATAGaacattaacaaaaatagCTGAATATGAGGGATATTTATTTGCTGTTGGGggaaaaatatatgttaatgGAAAGTGGGATTCTGCTCTTGAATTTTGTCGATATGATAAAGTTAATGGATATTGGATTGAAATGGATACCTGTTTAGAATCTCCTCGTTATGACCATGATGTTTCTGTTATTGatgataaaatgtttattgttggtggtaataattttaaaaaggaTAAATATTCTATAATTGGATATGACTTTCCAAgtgaaaagttttttaaaatagaaaataccgtaaatgattatatttatcaacaCAGTAACAttgttaaaagtaatataatatatgttgTTGGAGGATATAACCATGGTCAATCACGTCTAATGCATCGTTTTGATCCACGTATTGGAAAATTAGAAACTTTATCATTTCCATCATCTCCACATCTTTATTCCTCTACTGTTCTTCATGGTGAAAGAATTTATTGTATTGGTGGAAAACAAAATACTAAAGATACATCATTACCTTTTCATCATAATGAAGTTTATGATATTCGTTCAAATAAGTGGATTCATATGACACCTATGCCAACATCACGTTGTGGTTGTGGTGGTAGTGTAATTGGTaatgaaatatttgtatttggTGGTGCTACTAAAAATGGTGGAACACTTAAAATTGTTgaaaagtataatatttttcaagatAAATGGAAAACAGTAAAACCTATGAGTGAAGAGAGGGGATTTTTTGGTATACATACAATGGcatttaattaa
- a CDS encoding RAD50-interacting protein 1: MTNIITKKEMTSFQDMLEVINQNYQILCEKYDTVSDNYYLKTETIKETLPKIQNDIITLDRLKEKVKQIKENEETMMYDFLSAIERKSEIKEQYKKVLECKKILSDVKEKYMIKEIEKTILELLTFKNYDGIIKKIQENRDFIMSMKSYRDTLVEKFKKICVNLLNHIEFPFDEEIDIDFHRKTIDEIKSNMIVINMLFEECEDKPFILEMLLSMINERYNLHFNSKSLTNNPAKPELLLTALNNWYTSNIGLISKLICPILKKDISWIDGKFKDMLLSLCIDKINDWLRKDKVMNDPELLGHLLDSVLFSVNEVEGLYSLNEGSTKSLLSIFYDDEDILERWLCIEKQTLKIVLNKFLDSLFNNKELENFVECKEYSTNVSDILFVIQSSCQRYEMIKKVEVKKLFIQQILEGLFLFKNDLLDIESSQEYAVCNVGIKITNILIKIHSLLKEMELYLFNENEEIFTFEINILGDKITYDKILYSFKEVWLKLIDSQCNELLKSLDKYFIPYTNERWHGMTRNFMNNMNTVNQEITESFLHFIYQLRNTYLKMETMYPSKWLEIIVDKMNHKLFLKIIDDFIMKKNFNEYGAKQVIFDIKNGLFTMLNDIFIHNDQYGLFKDSILCNSHYIKLLDYLNLLSMHPAVGLLLKDAAKDNPDEILIPKLEEFNFIGIITREEILKILDRKCDLLS, from the exons ATgacaaatattataactaAAAAGGAAATGACGTCTTTTCAGGACATGCTTGAAGtgataaatcaaaattatcaaatattatgTGAAAAATATGATACTGTTTCG gataattattatttaaaaactgaaacaataaaagaaacattacctaaaattcaaaatgatataataacaCTTGATAggttaaaagaaaaagtcaAACAAATTAAAGAGAATGAGGAAACTATGATGTATGATTTTTTATCAGCAATAGAACGAAAATCTGAAATTAAagaacaatataaaaaagtgctagaatgtaaaaaaatattgtctgatgttaaagaaaaatatatgataaaagaaatagaaaaaacAATACTTgaattattaacatttaaaaattatgatggtataataaaaaaaatccaaGAAAATAGAGATTTTATTATGTCTATGAAATCATACAGAGATACATtagttgaaaaatttaaaaaaatttgtgtTAATCTATTAAATCATATAGAGTTTCCTTTTGATGAAGAAATAGACATAGATTTTCATCGAAAAACCATAGATGaaattaaatcaaatatGATAGTAATTAATATGTTATTTGAGGAATGTGAAGATAAACCTTTCATTCTTGAAATGTTATTATCTATGATAAATGAAAGATATAATCTTCATTTTAATAGTAAATCTTTGACGAATAATCCTGCCAAACCAGAATTACTTTTGACAGCTCTCAATAATTGGTATACTTCTAATATTGGTTTAATTAGCAAACTGATTTGTCCTATACTTAAGAAAGATATTTCATGGATAGATGGCAAATTTAAAGATATGTTATTATCATTATGTATTGATAAGATTAATGATTGGTTAAGAAAAGATAAAGTAATGAATGATCCAGAATTGTTAGGACATTTACTAGATTCAGTATTATTTTCAGTAAATGAAGTAGAAGgtttatattcattaaatgAAGGATCAACAAAAAGtcttttatcaatattttatgatgATGAAGATATTCTTGAAAGATGGCTTTGCATAGAAAAACAAACactaaaaatagttttaaataaatttcttgaTTCTTTATTCAATAATAAAGAGCTAGAAAATTTTGTTGAATGTAAGGAGTACTCAACAAACGTCTCAGATATACTTTTTGTTATTCAAAGCTCATGTCAAAGATatgaaatgataaaaaaagttgaggtcaaaaaactttttatacaACAAATTCTTGAAggattatttttgtttaaaaatgatttattggACATTGAAAGTAGTCAGGAGTATGCTGTCTGTAATGTtggaataaaaattacaaatattcttataaaaattcattcacttttaaaagaaatggaattgtatctttttaatgaaaatgaagaaatttttacatttgaaattaatattttaggagataaaataacatatgataaaatattgtatagtTTTAAAGAAGTATggttaaaattaatagataGTCAATGtaatgaattattaaaaagtttggacaaatattttattccaTATACAAATGAAAGATGGCATGGGATGACTAgaaattttatgaataatatGAATACTGTTAATCAAGAGATAACAGAatcatttttacattttatttatcaattaagaAATACATATCTTAAAATGGAAACAATGTATCCATCAAAATGGTTAGAAATAATTGTAGATAAAATGaatcataaattatttttaaaaataatagatgattttattatgaaaaaaaattttaatgaatatgGTGCTAAACAagttatttttgatattaaaaatggtCTTTTTACTATGTTAAATGATATCTTTATTCACAATGATCAATATGGTTTATTTAAAGATAGTATTTTATGTAATAGccattatattaaattattagattATCTTAATCTTTTGTCAATGCATCCAGCAGTTGGATTATTATTGAAAGATGCAGCAAAAGACAATCCtgatgaaattttaataccAAAACTTGaagaatttaattttattggtaTTATTACAAgagaagaaattttaaaaatcctAGATAGAAAGTGTGATCTTTTATCttag
- a CDS encoding Trafficking protein particle complex subunit 4 — protein MSIQHVFIISKAGSLIYSWENKANESISVEKTYEWPLDIKLNYIDQKATVVFGENDKIKLRYTISAINKLNIVNGKFIENDEEKDILEYLADEKNYPLTLTFNSPQLTANEKIILSSMFHSLYTIAAQVAPTPKSYGIECLETTQFKLHCFQSLTGVKFIAVVSESFTQSVDGLLRKIYEIYADFALKDPFYAIDMPIRCEKFDDALNTTLEKYENTSAVTI, from the exons ATGTCAATTCAACATGTTTTCATTATCAGTAAAGCGGGTTCTTTAATCTATTCATGGGAGAACAAAGCTAATGAATCAATAAGTGTTGAAAAAACATATGAATGGCCATtagatattaaattaaactaTATAGATCAAAAAGCTACAGTGGTATTTGGTGAAAATGACAAAATAAAGTTACGATATACAATTTCAGCCATCAATAAATTGAATATTGTTAATGggaaatttattgaaaatgatGAAGAAAAAGATATACTTGAATATTTAGCcgatgaaaaaaattatccttTAACGTTAACTTTTAATTCACCTCAATTAACAGCTAAtgaaaaaatcattttatctTCTATGTTTCATTCATTATATACAATAGCAGCACAAGTTGCACCGACACCAAAAAGTTATGGTATTGAATGTCTAGAGACAACTCAATTTAA attacATTGTTTTCAATCATTAACTGGAGTAAAATTTATTGCTGTTGTTTCAGAATCATTTACACAATCAGTTGATGGTTTATTgagaaaaatttatgaaatataTGCAGATTTTGCTTTGAAAGATCCTTTTTATGCTATTGATATGCCTATACGTTGTGAAAAATTTGATGATGCATTAAATACAACTTTggaaaaatatgaaaatacgAGTGCTGTgacaatataa